The sequence below is a genomic window from Sebastes fasciatus isolate fSebFas1 chromosome 11, fSebFas1.pri, whole genome shotgun sequence.
GCACGTGCGAaaactctgacaacacacacagagggaaagtgacttcattctctactcaggtagacattactcctttatATCTTTTCATAGCAAATTGCTGTTTGatgctttattaatgctctggatatcgtacagagaacctttaaatcTCCTGCAAATGGCACCTTGACTTTGGTGGTTGAGTGAACAGGAGGGTTTTTTACGTCTGAGGATTTCTAACTCCATTGTCTCATTTCTGCAAATTCAGCGCTGCAGAAGTGAACAGCAGGCTACAGGGAAGTTCCATTTCCccctaattaaaacaaaaatgactTCCTTCTTTTGTTACCCATTAGGTGTATTACATAGTTTTAGTCAGAACTGACTGCTTTCTCTGAAAATATGCTCAATTGTGTTCATGCATGCCTCTGTAGTAAAGACTGTTTTGTTATGCCTCCACGCCGGCGACagctgtggccggaggcattatgttctAGGGTTGTCCATCTGTCCATCAGTACGTCGGTACCATTCTTGGACCAGAAAATTTCTCACAAACGtctacttggactcaaggaggAACTGATTAGATTgtagtggtcaaaggtcaaaggccAAGGTCACTGCGACCTCACAAAAcgtgtttttggccataactcaagaattcatatgctaattatgacaatttcacacggatgtctaacaggataatatgatgaagtgatgacattttggacaaacatggatataaactgtaacttgactggtTAGGCACCGGATtcgactgttgtcaggccattaaatagacgttatcagttgccataagcaccatagatttgggtcattaggggcctactacacctactacgttgtaaacgTGCAGTGAaagttaaaagcaacacgttctaacatgttgtaaaattgattgaaacgtcacgttttgaacacaaacaaaacgttattttaggtttaggcaacaaaactacaacttctttaggtttaagcaacaaaaaacagctaagtttagagaaaaacattgtgttttgggttaaaataactatgaatacattgttggtttcacatgggatgtaAACTCCGGTCTTCTGGGTGAGTTTCACACTATCAGACACTGCCTATACTAAGGCGcatgacttccgcttctgctcctgtcataattacaaCAGCCGCTAAAGGtagctgtcatgttcttttataccttctttcggtgatctaccatgtgaatagatgataaaaacctaccagtgggtgtagtaggcccctattgacccacatctatggggcttatagtgactgataacgcctatttaatggcctgattaCAGTCTCATCGGCTGTGTTGGCAGAGGCATCCAaccacgaggcggtaattccagatttactttttattttagtgtCGTATCTCAGTTTTATTATCTATGTAGGAAATGTTTGAGTCTGACAGGAGATTTGCATCAGGAGTTTGGGAGTggtgatgacacacacagagagagagagagagaaagagaaaggggtGTGTAGAGTTTTATTGCAGTTTTATATACAAACCTTGCTGTGGTCTGATACTTACTTATGTTACAGGGAGTAAAGACTGTCgggtttattttttgttttaaaaaacatgTCCCTTTGATTGACCTTTAAGCATGTACACAGCTACAGCTGCAATTCTAAGAAACAAGAGGGAAGTATATACCAACATAGTGGTGAAAAAGTGATGTTTTTGTTATCTGTGTGGGTGGGTGACGATGAGGAAGTCGGGTCATGGTTCAAGgttaattttatatttgtgataataattattaacttattattattattattattattggtagtATTACATGAAATACACTGAAAAACtactgaataaatacaaaaaaagtttacttatcAGTGTTAAAAGGATTGTTTCAATCTTAAAAAGCTACTGTATATGTGAGAATATCATAGATGTTTATTCATTGTGGTAAAGCGATGTGTTTGGATTAGGGCTGATACTCTAACTCTCAGAATTCCAAAACAATTatactttttcacattttttaacaattaaatatttaagagACACACGCCAATTTATAAAAATAGATTAGATCTCATGCATAGCTTATTTGATGGTCTTATAAATCATTTACCAAAAAGTGGCCCATTTTACCTGACTTCCCCCTACAGTATATCGTTGTTTACTTTACTGTTACCAAAGCCATCGCGTCACTATGCACAATTTTGTCCCTCGTTTCCACCTGCTGAGTGtgagaagtgaaagtgaaaacacctgtgtgggtcttcagggcctttaaatttaaacaaatgGAACAAATGGCAGAAATACCcttttaaaggggcactccactgaTTTTAGATCAGATCAAGATCAGTTTACTAGTCAGCAATACTAAAGTGTGTGAAACAGTTGTGTAATCTGTGATTCTGAAGGGAGctttgataagataagatattcctttattagtcccgcagtggggaaatgtgcatagtacagcagcaaaggggatagtgcaaaaaacaagaagcatcagctaacacagtaaaaaaaaaaagagctaaacaaagtgaaacaaaatatgaaccatttaaatagaaggaagtataaaaataggagcagtatgtacaatattgataataaacagactattaacaaaatcgcacaagtggaaaaattaAATTGcgcagtgaaaatgaaatgaaatgaaattacagtatgaattacaccttgATGTAATCAGGGCTATTAAAGATGATATGATGATAttcagttgcattatgggaaatatgGGATCCAGTTGGAGCTTGACCCATAGGGgttaaaagtcaggatatcttgaCCTCTACTTATTCAATTTCGACCACTTTTTTTCGATCTGTTTGTTGCAACAAAGTCCCCAAACTTCATGGAAATGCAATACTACATTGCTGGAGTGTCCCTTTAAGTTTCTCAAACTAGCATAAACACATATTTGTCCACAACATCTAGTAATATTTCAGCTTCAACTTAAATAAACCTcagattatttaaatgtaacagGCTAACGCACACAAACGTCATTTATTTTCCACTTTCTCAGCTGTAACTGAACCTTAAACTGGAAATATAGTGTTACTTCCTgtgatttgcatttttttttcctttagctCTTACGTATGTTTATCACAACAATTTCCATGGAAAATTGAGTAATAATTGGTATATACGATATAATCTTTAATCTGAAAACAGTTCACTGACTATATATGTCATTTGGAAATGGTTTCACACTTTAGGGTTGAATCAATGACTGTTTAAAATGTTATAGCGGAATAAGAAATGCTCTTTTTCAGAGTTATAGCCTGTTGGAAATTGTCCATTAGTCACCATAGCTCAAAAGTTAAGCATGCATGTCAAGCAGATGGTTTCATACTTTCATGGAAATTCATAAATATTCTCCATTTCCCCAAATCTGTCTTCTATCACCCTccttctttacttttttttaaatcagctcACTACAACAACGCAACCACAGTGGCGGTGAAGACGCTGAAGCCGGGCACCATGACGGTCGAAGCCTTCATGGAAGAAGCCAACCACATGAAGACGCTGCAGCACGACAGGCTGGTGCGGCTCTACGCTGTCGTCACCAAGACGCCACCCATCTATATCATCACAGAGTATATGTCAAATGGTAAATAAATTAGCTTTATTTTTGACATGTAGCTAATATTCTTATCTGGAGCAACTTCCAATGAGTATATCCCATGAGAATAAGCATCCAGTAATAAGAAGTGCAAATGTCAGCAGCTTGGTATTGTGCCATACAGTATTCATGTGACCACACATAGATCCTTGGTCATATGTCACAGAGGAGGATACGGAAGCCCTGAGtggcaagtgaaaaaaaaaaaaaaattctggtgaACCATTTTCAAAGTCTGATCTAAATCGTTTTCTCTCCTGAATTTATGACTTACGAACAGGTGGAAAAAAAGGAtcctttttctactttttttttttcatcggTTAAAACAGGTGAAAATAACGTTTTGGCAGGtgaattttttgttgttgtgtttgttgtaacACTCATTTTGGTCACAAGAGGCTGAATTGCACCACTACATCGTGTTCTAAATACGACTAAAAGCACTCATGCTTTTCTACCAGGTGAGATTAAGTTTCTCCATGTGCTCTAAACCCGAGGTACATAATTAGGAAGTTGCTAACacacattattacacggctttgttgaatactcgattctgattggtccatgaaggcgttctacggtctgtcaTTTCTTCATAACagagcgttgctacgtataagagaccattgctatgtataacagaccgttgctatgggcgcagttctgatgtcggactctggcggaccatttttgtgtcaaattgttgatttcttaagtaagaagccgtgtaataagtgggataatgtacagatagcgggttattgttgtgaaataaaccccttgaGGGCGGGGTAGACCCTGTcaggtttttttatttcacagcaatgaccggctcactgtacattatcccttacataaaagaaaattaacttaaaaaaaatctaatctaatatttaacaatttagatcagacttaaaAAGGAGAATTAGCAGGttagcaaaaaacaaacattaaaaaagtaGATTAAAATCACAGCTAACATGGATACATAAGTAAGTATGCAGTACACCACACACATGGACGTAGACATACAAGACACTGACATTGTTTCTTATTGTTTTGTCTTTAGGGAGCCTACTAGACTTCTTAAAGAGCGACGAAGGATGCAGACTTCTACTACCAAAGCTCATCGATTTCTCAGCGCAGGTGATTTGCACACTGACCAcaatgtctttcttttttctcacgGCTCACTGTCCGCTGTTGTTGTGAAACAGACAGAACGTCACTGTTTCCATTGCTGAACTGAAATGAGGAACCGTAACAAAAAGCAGAAATATGACTTTTCACCGATAaagtttccaataataaataaatattcatgaATCTTTACTTAGACATAGATGGAGCGGTTCCTTCGAGGAAATTACTGTTGCCTTTAATTATTAGCAAATGATGTAATTCTTTGCAGGAAACCTCATAGAAAAtgattaaatcatttttttccttGAAATCTCTGCACACGGAAAAGATGACTGTTGCTCTTTGATGAGTGTAACTAAAGGTTAAAGTGGCAGTGGGCAGTATTCTTTCCGGCTTCACtgagcaaaaattccacaatgacctttcagcatattgtgattcaagtgttctgagagaaaactagacttctgtgaccggaacttggcattccttcaacagattttacaatgcgtcacaaactttctcattttacagctaaaccgagcactacaagatgattctgaaaacatttgaggagagaaataggcattaacgtaacataatattgattcatatttgatctagtttgaccgtttggtcagagtgcgcgagtgattgacagccggctctcatagacagcagatggacagcagacctcagatcagctccgactgcttgttttcctccggtctgtgaaatcttgcagatgccgttaggaacaccggaggacacagaggaacatgatgtttttcagattacctgtttcatgtactactgtcacgatatagcgaccgttttataaaaataactttttttaatcatataggctccaatctcacctacttcagctttaaatgagAAATGAATCAATTTATATTGTAAAGCACAGCTAAGCTAACAGGCGTGACCTGGGAtggaatgaaaatataaaaagaaaaacatttttatttgcagTGTTTTTAGTTAACGCGAGTAAAATTAATATGAATGACTGGCATTGTGATTATTTGTTAAGTTGTGTTTGTTATAGAACTGCAattaatcaatatttaattgacaattgttttcatttaataattaataatttagtcAATAAACCAAATCCAAATGTAGGATGTcttatttcactttttattccgGTCACTATACAAGATGTTCAGTTCACAGTGATTGGGATAATGACCACACAGTGCCGTTCTTGTACACCATTACTTTCCTTGTGCTGTTGCAGATATCGGAGGGCATGGCGTATATAGAGAAGAAGAACTACATTCACAGAGACCTGAGAGCCGCTAACGTCCTGGTGTCAGAGAGTCTGCTCTGTAAAATAGCCGATTTTGGTCTGGCAAGAGTCATAGAGGACGACGAGTACTCGGCCAGAGAGGGTAacctttgtgtctttgtgtgtccaTTGTTGTCTTGTGTAAGAGGGGTTGTTTTTTCCTCATCACCAATGAGCTGACTCCCTGACTGGATAGATTCATTGCaacacattcaaataaaaatcCCCTTTTGAGAGCTAGAAGCAGAATTGGCGACCTATTTGTGGACACCAATgtgttttggtttcatttacCAGTTGCTCCACTTTTTCAAGCCCGTACCGCAGTGACCAACGCCCTCGATGGCCTCAAACCACACACTGGGTCCATTTCCTTTTATCCAGTCAGATACAGTCTAGTACACAACGCTGTTCAGAGAGATAGGTGGGAGAGAATGTGTCAAAACATGAAACCTGATTGATCACTGATCTGGAATCAGGAGACACTGAAACTACAGTAAtaggaaaattaaaaataaatgcaggaCCATAAATAGAATCTGAACCTTCCATTACATCTTGCACGCACAGTTGTGGAGGAGTATATGGGTTATTTACATACAGTTATTATCATTTACATATCTCATTAATTTGATATCCTTGTATAATTTAAATATAACcttgtgtgtaactgtgtgcgTGTCCTCCTCAGGAGCCAAATTCCCCATTAAGTGGACCGCTCCAGAGGCCATCAACTTCGGCTCCTTCACCATCAAGTCAGACATGTGGTCCTTCGGAGTTCTGCTCTACGAGATTATAACCTACGGGAAAATCCCATATCCAGGTAAACatcttaaaggagacatatcacgctcattttcaggttcatatttgtatttggggtttctactagaacatgtttacatgctttaatgttcaaaaaacattattatttttctcatactgtctgtctgaatatacctgtattcaccttctgtctgaaacgctccgttttagctagggatgcaccgataccggtttagatatcaggccgatactgactccaatagctggatcggatatcggtgacaatggggccaatcccttcaatttaattaaatgtttatatactatatacatatatactggaatttcaattcctgtttaagttttgaccaatttgttgctgcattaaaaagtttAAACTTGAATTGTAaatcctgttaattttgaagattttttttttctaagttgctgcacgatttattattgtaataataaataacaattcagtaaatgtatatacatttatatatatatatatatatataataatataatattaattcacaatcataataagaTTCTGTAGatgaattatttgtttttaaatgatttgtctacataaaattattatcaataagacctttaataaGACTGTATTAGTATTAGATTAAGTGTATTACATTATCAGCTGAAAGATTAAAAGCTTTATGATTACATTTTGATGCAGGGGTTCCTTTTCAAGGATTGTGTAACCTTCCTGGAACAACCCTATCAGGTCATTTGAGATTGTGCTATAGCAGTGGATATTGACATTTTCTTAAACAAAGAAACTACTGATCAAATTACCACAAACTAGTTGCACCTGCGGCTTTTGTGGCAGAATAgccatgctggcttgcatactgcaaaatgcgaccggatgtagtaggacatcctggtatttttggcatactgcatttgacatactattttTGGTACATActaattttttttctggcatacaAAATAGTGTGGTAGTATGTGGGTATTGGGCTCTTAGTGGTATGAAGCATTACTGCCCTCTACTGGTGATTTCATTCTCAAGCTTTGCATATTGTCCTCAGGTATGACCAAAGTAGAGGTGATAACCTCGATACAGCGCGGCTACCGGATGCCTCAGCCCGACAACTGTCCCGCCGAGCTCTACGAGATCCTGATGACCTGCTGGAAGAACAAACCCGAAGAACGGCCCACCTTTGAGTACATGCAGAGTGTCCTGGATGACTTCTACACCGCCACAGAGGGACAATACCAGCAGCAACCATAGATAGAGAGGAACAACATAAAGACATTTCACATGCACTCCACATTATGTTTGGAGCTTTgtaatattttgtatatatgaCACATTCTATACATTTATACAATGTATATTTCTCTGATATTTGCTGTtcataacatacagtatacagttcCCAGATTATACTATATTCAAGTACTATCATTTGCGCAGTTCAATCTCTCCTCTAAGCATTCTGGGTAGGGCTGttagtcgattaaaatatttaatcgcgatgaatcgcacatttttgttcaatatgtaccttaaagggagatttgtcagtgtgctgacttaactatgactttcccccaaactgcatgtgattatcttaaagtgggaatgtctgtaaaggggagactcgtgggtacccatagaacccattttcattcacatatcttgaggtcagaggtcaagggacccctttgaaaatggccatgccagttttttccttgctaaaattgagcgcaagtttggagcgttatttagcctccttgctgACAAGATAGTAaaacatggttggtgccaatggatttcttaggttttctagtttcatatgatgccagtattttcactctagctttaacactgagcctgATACATcctcaaaaacacaaattgcAAGATGGATTTTGcacaaaattgataaaaaaaaaaggatgagcGTTATATACAACAGTTAACACTTAATTgtgatatttcttttttcacaCTCGTCTTTTGCCTTACGTTTAAATATTTGGACCAAATAAATTTCAATATATGTTTGTGTACGGAGGgactgaacaaacagctgacatTATACAAAGAGTTTGCAAACGTAGGACAGAATATAGGAGGATTAGTGTCTTCATTTCTGTACAAACAGCTGCCTCATAACGTCTGTAAATAACTGTGGCAAAGGTACACTTCTCGTCACCTTTTCATATTGAGCAAACATTCATTGATCATATCTTTGACTTCAAAATGATAATGTGTCATTTTATTGCTGTTATTTTAAATGACTGAATTGTTCTTTGTATTCTTGAAACTTAAGGTGTGTGAAGAGCAGCATTACACCTATACTATATTATTGTGCTgttccataataacatttccaTTTGGGTTGATAGTTAAGGAGGGTATTAGAGCAAAATCATGCtctacaaaaaatatatatacatgtaagGATATGACTATCCGTTTTACAtttcatgatttattatttcataaGCTGCTCTAACTATGGGACCCCAATATCTGTTTAATAACAGTTGTTTgagttgtttctgtttgtctttgcATTGACCAGTGAAGGGGTGATCACCTTTAAGTCCACTTCATATTGAAGTGCTGTAGCTTTTTTAGTTTGTTTCGATGGGTAAATGTGGAACCTgtatcatttcatcattttagaTAATCAAACATGTAATCTGGATTTTGAAGTTGCACTGGATTTGACATTGGGTGGCTCTCCGTATACTTGagcataaataataaatataaacttaaCCTTACATGTACAGAGGAAAGATATACCTGTGTGAGCTATTTTGAACATGGGAATCCCCTGTTTGTCATTTAACGAGCATTTGAGTTGTGTACTTGTTGATATTTGAACTGAGAACATGTACATTTTGCATAGACTAAAGGTGTATGAGGTTATTCTGTGTTGGGTGTCTTTGTACATTTAGCTCATATTTAAGAGATTTAGCTCTCACTCTACTTTGAGAGACCTGTCCTGACTGATTCTGTTCATTttctccaaaacaaactgatttTGAAGATGTATAATTCAATTTGTGACTACCTCATTGCATTCAAGTTAAAGACACAAATAGCTTCATGTCCTTGGTATCAAAAAGTACAGCCAATAGAAGGATAGTGCTATTTACATTTTAGTAATTTAATATTCTAACATTGTAGTCAGAATCCATGTATGACATGTATAACATTTAAACATGTATTAAGCAACCAAACAAAGGTCAAAGATCAGTGGCACagactttttatttcatatttatatttttacaataaTTCAGAGAACACACAAGCGTATGTTCATTAATTAAATTgagttattttattcatttatttacaaactctcacactttgataggctactctatcaaaaggtaagcacaactacaagccaagtatatctatctgtaggcctataaggcaaaaatatgcttttcttaagtatatttCGATCAAAAGGTACAAGTATa
It includes:
- the lyn gene encoding tyrosine-protein kinase Lyn isoform X2, whose protein sequence is MGCMKSTLGGGVSGGVEGKTNQPPNSSLLPGQVFQKMEEQNVGKTVIGLFPYEAVHPDDLGFKKGEKLKILEEHGEWWKAKSLTTNKEGFIPCNYVAQANTMETEEWFFKDITRKDAERQLLAPANKPGSYLIRESETSKGSFSLSIRDADAQGTDSVKHYKIRMMDNGGYYISPKISFLDIGSMIKHYHNKPDGLCRKLDRSCVKPKAQKPWDKDAWEISKDSIRMVKKLGAGQFGEVWMAHYNNATTVAVKTLKPGTMTVEAFMEEANHMKTLQHDRLVRLYAVVTKTPPIYIITEYMSNGSLLDFLKSDEGCRLLLPKLIDFSAQISEGMAYIEKKNYIHRDLRAANVLVSESLLCKIADFGLARVIEDDEYSAREGAKFPIKWTAPEAINFGSFTIKSDMWSFGVLLYEIITYGKIPYPGMTKVEVITSIQRGYRMPQPDNCPAELYEILMTCWKNKPEERPTFEYMQSVLDDFYTATEGQYQQQP